A portion of the Acidobacteriota bacterium genome contains these proteins:
- a CDS encoding TonB-dependent hemoglobin/transferrin/lactoferrin family receptor, whose translation MSRQLLHRLSVLSALVAALAIPFSLSAQQEPTSTAEASNDASIEAAGETADDEQASTFLDEITVSSTRSERTVGETAGSTTVIDAEKIADELMIDSQDLVRYEPGVYVDSDPTRLGLSGFNIRGIGGNRVQTQVDGIPTAEQFDFGPFSATQVGIELVNLQSAEIVRSSGSSLYGSDALGGVVSLVTKSPRDILGADSSALGVFLGYSGRNEEEFVGVSVAGQTDQWLGSLFVSGRQAAETENQGTLASNDRTRTAPNPIDTDDLNGLAKLTRVISPSNEIEFAAEFRNSESETDVISSQRVIDFSFVLPPGGQFLIDVQNVDAVDEQERTRFSLRQLAVVPTAIFDDFSWQGYVTQTETTQVVDELRINTVTLFGPPSVQRVARSGSFEFEQEGFGAEAQFRKTLGQSVEHRLTYGLSLRRDTFDVLRDREDIDLDTGALVPSSLIFPTKYFPESDVDEYGLYLQDEIELANGRLLLVPGVRYDRYDLQPDGNDQIFLDGNPGQPDPVGLEDSAVSPRLGVVASLTSKVSLVAQYASGFRAPPFSAVNNGFTNQAGGYRTLPNPDLEAETSRNVEAGFRFASNRGAFSVTYFDNTFDEFIETVTLGFNPQVGLLEFQPQNIDQVEISGVELSTDHRIASAWRLRTAFAYIEGDNVTDNVPLESIAPPEAVIGLDFNPANSPWNASLVATVVDDKDAEDLPGGRFAPEGYETLDLYLGYRFSESWDVRLGGFNLTDETYWQWSNARGLSASSSVLDRYTSPGRQAALSLRFRR comes from the coding sequence ATGTCCCGCCAGCTCCTCCACCGGCTCTCCGTTTTGTCGGCTCTGGTCGCTGCACTCGCCATCCCTTTCTCCCTTTCAGCACAGCAAGAACCCACGTCGACGGCCGAAGCATCCAACGACGCGTCCATCGAAGCAGCGGGCGAAACGGCCGACGATGAACAGGCTTCGACCTTCCTTGACGAAATCACCGTCTCGTCGACCCGCAGCGAGCGCACGGTCGGCGAAACGGCCGGTTCCACGACGGTGATCGACGCCGAGAAAATCGCCGACGAGCTGATGATCGATTCCCAGGATTTGGTGCGCTACGAACCCGGGGTCTACGTGGACTCGGATCCCACCCGCCTCGGGTTGAGCGGCTTCAACATCCGAGGCATCGGCGGCAACCGGGTGCAGACTCAGGTCGACGGCATCCCGACCGCCGAACAGTTCGATTTCGGCCCCTTCTCCGCCACCCAGGTGGGGATCGAGCTGGTCAACCTGCAGTCCGCCGAGATCGTGCGTAGCTCCGGTTCTTCGCTCTACGGCAGCGATGCCCTGGGCGGCGTCGTCTCGCTGGTCACCAAGAGCCCGCGCGACATTCTCGGCGCAGACTCCTCCGCCCTCGGCGTCTTCCTCGGCTACTCCGGCCGCAACGAAGAAGAATTCGTCGGCGTGAGTGTCGCCGGACAGACGGACCAGTGGTTGGGCTCCCTCTTCGTGAGCGGCCGCCAAGCGGCCGAAACCGAAAACCAAGGCACGTTAGCGAGCAACGACCGGACGCGCACCGCCCCCAACCCGATCGATACGGACGACCTCAATGGGCTCGCCAAGCTCACCCGGGTGATCAGCCCGTCCAACGAGATCGAGTTTGCCGCCGAGTTCCGCAACTCCGAAAGCGAGACCGACGTCATTTCTTCGCAGCGGGTCATCGACTTCAGCTTCGTTCTGCCGCCGGGCGGCCAGTTCCTGATCGACGTGCAGAACGTCGACGCCGTCGATGAGCAGGAGCGCACCCGCTTCAGCCTGCGCCAGCTCGCCGTGGTGCCGACCGCGATCTTCGACGACTTCTCTTGGCAGGGGTATGTCACCCAGACGGAAACCACCCAGGTGGTCGACGAACTGCGGATCAACACCGTGACCCTGTTCGGCCCCCCCTCGGTGCAGCGGGTGGCGCGCAGCGGCTCCTTCGAGTTCGAGCAGGAAGGATTCGGAGCCGAGGCGCAGTTCCGCAAAACCCTCGGTCAGTCCGTCGAACACCGCCTGACCTACGGCCTCAGCCTGCGGCGCGACACCTTTGACGTGCTGCGTGACCGGGAGGACATCGACCTGGACACCGGCGCGCTGGTGCCTTCGTCGCTGATCTTCCCGACCAAGTACTTCCCCGAAAGCGACGTCGACGAGTACGGCCTCTACCTGCAGGACGAAATCGAACTCGCCAACGGCCGCCTGCTGCTGGTCCCCGGCGTGCGCTACGACCGCTACGACCTGCAGCCCGACGGCAACGACCAAATCTTCCTGGACGGCAATCCGGGCCAGCCCGATCCGGTGGGCCTCGAGGACTCGGCCGTCTCGCCGCGCCTCGGTGTGGTGGCGAGCCTCACCTCCAAGGTGTCTCTCGTCGCGCAGTACGCCAGCGGCTTCCGCGCGCCGCCTTTCAGCGCCGTCAACAACGGCTTCACCAACCAGGCCGGCGGCTATCGGACCCTTCCGAACCCGGATCTCGAGGCCGAAACCAGCCGCAACGTCGAGGCGGGCTTCCGCTTTGCTTCGAATCGCGGCGCCTTCAGCGTGACCTACTTCGACAATACCTTCGACGAGTTCATCGAGACGGTGACCCTCGGCTTCAATCCGCAGGTCGGGCTGCTGGAGTTCCAGCCGCAGAACATCGATCAGGTGGAGATCTCCGGCGTGGAGCTGTCGACGGATCACCGCATCGCATCGGCTTGGCGCCTGCGCACAGCCTTCGCCTACATCGAGGGCGACAACGTCACCGACAATGTGCCGCTGGAATCCATCGCCCCGCCGGAGGCCGTCATCGGCCTGGACTTCAACCCAGCAAACTCTCCCTGGAACGCTTCCCTGGTGGCAACGGTGGTTGACGACAAGGACGCCGAAGACCTCCCCGGCGGCCGCTTCGCTCCGGAAGGCTACGAAACCCTGGATCTTTACCTGGGCTACCGCTTCAGCGAGAGTTGGGACGTGCGGCTGGGTGGTTTCAACCTGACCGACGAAACCTACTGGCAGTGGTCGAACGCGCGCGGCTTGAGCGCTAGCTCGTCCGTTCTCGACCGCTACACGAGCCCCGGCCGGCAGGCCGCGTTGTCCCTGCGCTTTCGCCGGTAG
- a CDS encoding CdaR family protein, whose amino-acid sequence MNERAQTWGLRILALALAIGLWFGISLGQRETSGETVVRAQVLFNNPAGLVIFDPGVEISVLLSGPDSKVSELDPRQVRIRVDLTEAQPGTTTVSLTTGDVTAPSDLNVVSITPSQLQLRVDEKVQRNLPIEPVFVGEPAAGALLGDYRVVPSQIPVEGPRSMVEGLTHLKTSPIDLDGHAITFEANTTVVSPDPLIQMMQSSRVAVLIPRRVSQPEGDSAALGFGDGNLNEDPAQDPAQDS is encoded by the coding sequence GTGAACGAGCGCGCCCAAACCTGGGGCCTGCGCATTCTTGCCCTCGCCCTGGCCATCGGCCTGTGGTTTGGAATCTCCCTCGGTCAGCGGGAGACCAGCGGCGAAACGGTGGTGCGCGCCCAGGTGCTGTTCAACAATCCCGCGGGGCTGGTGATCTTCGATCCCGGGGTGGAGATTTCGGTGCTGCTCTCCGGACCGGACAGCAAGGTCAGCGAACTCGACCCGCGCCAGGTGCGCATTCGGGTGGATCTCACCGAGGCCCAGCCGGGCACCACCACCGTCAGCCTGACCACCGGCGACGTCACCGCGCCGAGCGATCTGAACGTCGTCTCCATCACCCCCAGCCAGCTCCAATTGCGGGTGGACGAGAAGGTACAGCGCAATCTGCCCATCGAGCCGGTCTTCGTGGGCGAACCGGCGGCCGGCGCCTTGCTCGGCGACTACCGCGTGGTGCCGTCGCAGATCCCCGTCGAGGGCCCGCGCTCGATGGTCGAAGGGCTCACCCACCTGAAGACTTCGCCGATCGATCTCGACGGCCACGCCATCACCTTCGAGGCCAACACCACGGTGGTCAGCCCGGATCCGCTGATCCAGATGATGCAGTCGTCGCGCGTCGCCGTGCTGATCCCCCGCAGGGTCAGCCAGCCGGAGGGCGACTCGGCGGCCCTCGGCTTCGGCGACGGCAACTTGAACGAAGACCCAGCGCAGGACCCGGCGCAGGACTCATAG
- a CDS encoding pyridoxine 5'-phosphate synthase, with product MDTLLSVNIDHVATLRQARRAAYPDPVEAAAIAEEAGAHGITVHLRGDRRHIQDHDVERLRPAVQGKLNLEIAAEPEMLALALQWQPDQVTLVPERPDEVTTEGGLDLTVAPQRIVEAIERLTGGGIAVSLFLDPDPFQIERLHELASRARLAIAGFEINTDAYTRDPSEAQIMALEETAAAGTLAGFRVYAGHGLTTSNVGPVAEIPAVEELNIGHWLISRSVAVGLAAAVREMLGAMRPS from the coding sequence ATGGATACGCTGCTCTCGGTCAACATCGATCACGTTGCCACCCTGCGGCAGGCCCGCCGTGCCGCCTACCCGGATCCCGTCGAGGCGGCGGCGATCGCCGAGGAGGCCGGCGCCCACGGCATCACCGTCCATCTACGCGGCGACCGGCGCCACATCCAGGATCACGACGTCGAGCGCCTGCGCCCGGCGGTGCAAGGCAAGCTGAACCTGGAAATCGCCGCCGAACCGGAGATGCTAGCCCTGGCCCTCCAATGGCAGCCGGACCAGGTGACCCTGGTGCCCGAGCGGCCGGACGAGGTCACCACCGAAGGCGGCCTCGACCTGACCGTGGCGCCGCAGCGCATCGTCGAGGCCATCGAACGCCTGACCGGCGGCGGCATCGCGGTGTCGCTCTTCCTCGATCCGGACCCATTCCAGATCGAACGCCTCCACGAGTTGGCCAGCCGCGCCCGCCTGGCGATCGCCGGGTTCGAGATCAACACCGATGCCTACACCCGCGACCCGAGCGAAGCGCAGATCATGGCCCTGGAGGAAACCGCCGCCGCCGGCACCCTCGCCGGCTTCCGGGTGTACGCCGGCCACGGCCTGACGACCTCCAACGTCGGTCCCGTCGCGGAGATCCCGGCGGTCGAGGAACTCAACATCGGTCACTGGTTGATCTCGCGCTCCGTCGCCGTCGGCCTGGCGGCAGCGGTGCGCGAAATGCTGGGGGCGATGCGGCCCAGTTAG
- the sfsA gene encoding DNA/RNA nuclease SfsA: MLPFHIPRTAPLLEGVLVRRYKRFLADVELPGEGQVTAHCVNPGAMEGLTRPGSRVWLSRASNPKRKLKFTWQLAEVDGVLVGAETTEPNRIVRQLLEARALPWLNAWDEMKPEQRYGENSRIDFWLRRGRREIFLEVKNCHLVYPDGRAYFPDSVSQRAAGHLRELADLRTTRKRGEVLFVCQYPGAQALRPSDVHDPVFAATAREVKSSGVRFSAIEVRHTPAEMIVTRRLPVDFKPYRTERIERWRKTRVERKNLPLAGC, encoded by the coding sequence ATGCTCCCGTTCCACATTCCCCGCACCGCGCCCCTGCTCGAAGGTGTTCTCGTACGTCGCTACAAGCGCTTTCTGGCGGATGTCGAGCTGCCCGGCGAAGGCCAGGTGACGGCCCACTGCGTCAATCCCGGAGCGATGGAGGGGCTCACCCGGCCGGGCAGCCGGGTGTGGTTGTCGCGCGCCAGCAATCCGAAGCGCAAGCTGAAGTTCACCTGGCAGCTCGCCGAGGTGGATGGGGTGCTGGTGGGAGCCGAGACCACCGAGCCCAACCGTATCGTTCGCCAGTTGCTCGAAGCCAGGGCTTTGCCGTGGCTGAACGCCTGGGACGAGATGAAGCCGGAGCAGCGCTACGGCGAGAACTCCCGGATCGACTTCTGGTTGCGGCGCGGCCGGCGGGAAATCTTCCTGGAGGTCAAGAACTGCCATTTGGTCTACCCGGATGGCCGCGCCTATTTCCCGGATTCGGTCTCGCAGCGCGCCGCCGGCCATTTGCGAGAACTCGCCGACCTGCGTACGACCCGCAAGCGAGGGGAGGTGCTGTTTGTCTGTCAGTATCCCGGGGCCCAGGCGCTGCGGCCGAGCGACGTCCACGATCCGGTTTTTGCCGCGACGGCCCGCGAGGTCAAATCCTCCGGCGTGCGGTTTTCGGCCATCGAGGTGCGCCACACGCCGGCTGAGATGATCGTCACCCGTCGCCTGCCGGTGGATTTCAAGCCCTACCGCACGGAGCGCATCGAGCGCTGGCGGAAAACCCGAGTCGAGCGCAAGAACCTGCCGCTAGCAGGTTGCTGA
- the cdaA gene encoding diadenylate cyclase CdaA, translating into MLAEFFATVGWRDVLDIFAVAIVIYYLLLLIRGTRAVQTLLGIVFVGLVYYAARLAGLETLRQILESLLLLLPIAIIILFQHEIRQALANFGRNPLWGIAKQAKVESTFQEIVLAATSLAARRVGALIVIERLEGLRNFIENGISLDSEMSYNLLINIFSPDTPLHDGAVIVQDDRIAAAACFLPLTFNPEVSTDLGTRHRAALGISEETDALAVVVSEETGTISVAFEGALTRNLDSKGLRNILYKYLITDLYPQGGGAPA; encoded by the coding sequence GTGCTAGCGGAGTTCTTCGCCACCGTCGGCTGGCGCGACGTTCTCGACATCTTCGCGGTGGCGATCGTCATCTACTACCTGCTGCTGCTGATCCGCGGCACGCGGGCGGTGCAGACGCTCCTCGGCATCGTCTTCGTCGGCCTGGTCTACTACGCCGCCCGCCTCGCCGGCCTGGAGACCCTGCGGCAGATCCTCGAAAGCCTGCTGCTGCTCCTGCCCATCGCGATCATCATCCTGTTCCAGCACGAGATCCGTCAGGCCTTGGCCAACTTCGGCCGCAATCCCCTGTGGGGCATCGCCAAGCAGGCGAAGGTCGAGTCGACCTTTCAGGAGATCGTGCTGGCGGCGACCTCTCTGGCCGCCCGGCGGGTCGGCGCGCTGATCGTGATCGAGCGCCTGGAAGGGCTGCGCAACTTCATCGAGAACGGCATTTCCCTAGACTCGGAAATGTCCTACAACCTGCTGATCAACATCTTCTCGCCGGACACCCCGCTGCACGACGGCGCGGTGATCGTGCAGGACGACCGCATCGCCGCGGCGGCCTGTTTTCTGCCGCTCACCTTCAACCCGGAGGTTTCGACGGACCTCGGCACCCGCCACCGGGCGGCCCTCGGCATCAGCGAGGAGACCGACGCCCTGGCGGTGGTGGTTTCGGAGGAGACCGGAACCATCTCCGTCGCCTTCGAGGGCGCCCTGACCCGCAACCTGGACTCGAAGGGCCTGCGCAACATCCTCTACAAATATCTGATCACCGATCTCTACCCGCAGGGCGGCGGAGCGCCGGCGTGA
- the folP gene encoding dihydropteroate synthase: protein MEVTARSPSARPAGTLTLPDGRTLSWGRTPRVMGILNLTPDSFSDGGLWREPEHAVAGALEMLDRGADVIDLGAESTRPGGGVYGDGARTVPAPEELDRLLPVLRPLRRATDAPISVDTRKGSVAAAVLAEGADLINDVAALEDPAMGRAVAEAGCPVVLMHSRGELATMQERIAFDDVVAEVRRELGRAVERARTAGVADEQIVVDPGIGFGKTGAQNLALLRHLPALADLGFPLLVGASRKSFIGEITAAPADRRLAGSLAAAAWAADAGVALLRVHDVEETARFLKVWAAIAESADGRLRPSPEGACRAPEEVPKC from the coding sequence TTGGAAGTTACCGCCCGCTCCCCCTCCGCCCGCCCAGCCGGCACCCTCACCTTGCCCGACGGGCGCACCCTCTCTTGGGGAAGGACGCCGCGGGTGATGGGCATCCTCAACCTGACCCCGGACTCGTTCAGCGACGGCGGCCTGTGGCGCGAGCCGGAGCACGCCGTGGCGGGAGCCCTCGAAATGCTCGATCGGGGCGCCGACGTGATCGACCTCGGCGCCGAATCCACTCGCCCCGGCGGTGGCGTCTACGGTGACGGTGCCCGCACGGTGCCGGCACCAGAGGAGCTGGACCGGCTGCTGCCGGTGCTCCGCCCACTGCGGCGGGCGACGGACGCTCCGATATCGGTGGATACCCGCAAGGGTTCCGTCGCCGCCGCCGTCCTGGCCGAAGGGGCCGACCTGATCAACGACGTCGCCGCCCTGGAAGATCCGGCGATGGGCCGCGCCGTTGCCGAGGCCGGCTGTCCGGTGGTGTTGATGCACAGTCGCGGCGAGCTGGCGACCATGCAGGAGCGCATCGCCTTCGACGACGTGGTGGCTGAGGTGCGAAGGGAGCTCGGCCGGGCGGTCGAGCGAGCCCGGACGGCGGGCGTCGCGGACGAGCAGATCGTGGTCGACCCGGGGATCGGTTTTGGCAAGACCGGTGCACAGAATCTCGCCCTGCTCCGCCACCTGCCGGCCCTCGCGGACCTCGGGTTTCCGCTGCTGGTGGGAGCCAGCCGCAAGAGCTTCATCGGCGAGATCACCGCCGCTCCGGCGGACCGCCGGCTGGCCGGCAGCCTGGCGGCGGCGGCCTGGGCGGCGGACGCGGGGGTTGCCCTGCTGCGGGTGCACGACGTCGAGGAGACGGCGCGCTTCCTCAAGGTGTGGGCGGCAATCGCCGAATCCGCCGATGGTCGCCTGCGGCCTTCGCCGGAAGGTGCCTGCCGGGCGCCCGAGGAGGTCCCCAAGTGCTAG
- a CDS encoding PQQ-binding-like beta-propeller repeat protein → MHKPASPRHRRVVLWLMILLTPFAALAAQPSPQEKPVPEDLPALPVEIASFGAALAEDTLYVYGGHVGTTHQHSVQNLSRGFYSLDLTATDAGWTEHDEVRGLQGLAMVAAGKWVCRIGGMEARNDQDAPEDDLHSVDEVACFDSEGERWVPLPPLSAGRSSHDAVVSGSRIYAVGGWQLRGEGNEPVWHDTIEVIDMAGDRQWRTLPQPFKRRALTAAAHGGKIYAFGGLGPNGTTLEFAVFDEQTESWTDSGSIPEMSGAMRGFGISAFGVEDGVYLSANDGKIHFLQPDLTWLEDLAEMAEPRFFHRLLPYRDRLLAVAGASREGHLGSVESIALGESPTAMAEDRAAAAVRWPGFRGAGAEPLAPEELPIEWDDATWRIALTGYGQSSPVIWGGQVFVTAIEGDESETLILSAIDLKDGSVRWRRLFEASQPHENSHMHSRAAPTPVVDANAVYAFWESGDLVALSHQGETLWSRSLTAEEGEFKGNHGVGSSPVLAGGLLVVQVTHSGPSYFMAFDPATGETRWKLERPEGVAWTTPIAIDTSDAPYLVSSAAGRVELIDAEKGAVVWSVGDIEKNHVPSVVASWDMIVAPSSDPGQSLALAVRPDAWETPPEVLWRPEGVASGFGSPVIHGDGVLFLNKSGVLQKVNKKTGELEWRHRLPAATWATPIAVADRVYFFLKDGNTAVLALDDQAEPRVLAENAMSFEDPVYGVAPTANGFVLRSGSELALVREAERQLAATQ, encoded by the coding sequence ATGCACAAGCCCGCTTCCCCACGCCACCGCCGTGTCGTGCTCTGGCTGATGATCCTTCTCACTCCCTTCGCCGCCCTGGCCGCGCAGCCCTCCCCCCAGGAGAAGCCGGTGCCGGAGGACTTGCCGGCGCTGCCGGTTGAGATCGCCAGCTTTGGCGCCGCTCTCGCCGAGGACACGCTCTACGTCTATGGCGGTCACGTTGGCACGACCCATCAGCACTCCGTGCAGAACCTGTCGCGCGGCTTCTACAGCCTCGACTTGACGGCTACCGACGCCGGCTGGACGGAACACGACGAAGTGCGCGGCCTGCAGGGCCTCGCCATGGTGGCCGCCGGCAAGTGGGTCTGCCGCATCGGCGGGATGGAGGCGCGCAACGATCAGGACGCGCCGGAAGACGACCTCCACTCGGTGGATGAGGTGGCCTGCTTCGATAGCGAAGGCGAGCGGTGGGTACCCCTACCGCCGCTTTCCGCGGGCCGTTCGTCGCACGACGCGGTGGTCTCCGGCAGCCGCATCTACGCTGTCGGCGGCTGGCAGCTCCGCGGCGAGGGCAACGAGCCGGTCTGGCACGACACCATTGAAGTGATCGACATGGCCGGCGACCGCCAGTGGCGCACCCTGCCCCAGCCCTTCAAGCGACGGGCGCTGACGGCCGCTGCTCACGGCGGCAAGATCTACGCCTTCGGCGGCCTGGGACCGAACGGCACAACCCTCGAGTTCGCTGTCTTCGACGAGCAGACCGAGAGCTGGACCGATAGCGGCTCGATCCCTGAGATGAGTGGCGCAATGCGCGGTTTTGGCATCTCCGCCTTCGGAGTCGAAGATGGTGTGTACCTCTCCGCCAACGACGGCAAAATCCACTTCCTCCAGCCCGACCTGACCTGGCTCGAAGACCTCGCTGAGATGGCGGAGCCGCGTTTCTTCCATCGACTTCTGCCCTATCGAGACCGGCTCCTCGCCGTGGCCGGCGCCTCACGCGAGGGCCACCTCGGCTCCGTCGAGAGCATTGCCCTCGGAGAATCGCCGACCGCGATGGCGGAAGATCGCGCCGCCGCAGCCGTCCGCTGGCCCGGCTTCCGCGGCGCCGGTGCCGAGCCCCTCGCCCCGGAAGAGCTTCCCATCGAATGGGATGACGCCACCTGGCGCATCGCCTTGACCGGCTACGGGCAGTCCTCGCCGGTGATCTGGGGCGGGCAGGTGTTTGTTACCGCCATCGAGGGCGATGAGTCCGAAACCCTGATTCTGTCGGCGATCGACCTCAAGGACGGTAGTGTTCGCTGGCGCCGCCTATTCGAGGCCAGCCAGCCTCACGAAAACAGCCACATGCACAGCCGCGCCGCGCCCACTCCGGTAGTAGACGCCAACGCCGTCTATGCCTTCTGGGAGAGCGGCGACCTCGTAGCCCTATCGCACCAGGGGGAGACCCTGTGGTCCCGCTCCCTCACCGCGGAAGAGGGCGAATTCAAAGGCAACCACGGCGTGGGCAGCTCCCCGGTCCTGGCCGGCGGACTGCTGGTGGTGCAGGTCACCCACTCCGGCCCCTCCTACTTCATGGCCTTCGATCCGGCCACCGGCGAGACCCGCTGGAAGTTGGAGCGACCGGAAGGGGTCGCCTGGACCACGCCGATTGCCATTGACACCAGCGACGCACCGTACCTAGTGTCGAGCGCCGCCGGCCGGGTAGAACTGATCGACGCGGAGAAAGGCGCCGTCGTCTGGTCCGTCGGCGACATCGAGAAGAACCACGTCCCTTCGGTGGTCGCGAGTTGGGACATGATCGTCGCTCCCAGTTCCGATCCGGGACAGAGCCTGGCGCTGGCGGTACGGCCGGACGCCTGGGAGACCCCGCCGGAGGTCCTGTGGCGGCCGGAGGGTGTCGCCTCGGGCTTCGGCTCGCCGGTCATCCACGGCGACGGCGTCCTGTTCCTCAACAAGTCCGGCGTGCTCCAAAAGGTGAACAAGAAAACCGGCGAGCTGGAGTGGCGGCACCGCCTCCCCGCCGCCACCTGGGCCACGCCCATCGCGGTGGCGGATCGCGTCTACTTCTTCTTGAAGGACGGCAACACCGCGGTGCTCGCCCTCGACGACCAAGCCGAGCCGCGAGTGTTGGCAGAGAACGCCATGAGCTTCGAGGATCCCGTCTACGGCGTCGCCCCGACGGCAAACGGCTTCGTGCTGCGGTCCGGCAGCGAACTGGCCCTCGTTAGGGAGGCGGAACGACAACTCGCCGCCACCCAGTAG
- the glmM gene encoding phosphoglucosamine mutase produces MTAPRLFGTDGIRAPFGSHPLDQPTVGALGAALGETLRRHSEVPRIVLGGDTRDSRGPLAAWLATGLAASGVRVFDAGVLPTPGVAFLVREHEADAGVALSASHNPYPDNGIKLIDAQGFKWTPEAEAALEERMAAKDLPGATEGSLEPLDSASYRESLVASLGSERLPLAGLRLALDTGHGAASALAGALFDELGAEVTLLGHSPDGQNINRDCGSTEPGELAETVRRERLDAGFAFDGDADRAILVDEEGTVRDGDHILYLWARDLAAAGHLDPKALVVTSMSNLGLERALAADGIEVLRCGVGDRQVVDTLRRHDLALGGEQSGHIVNLRLSTTGDGLLTALQTAAILRRADRPVSALLSAFRRFPQILQNVTVARKPDLTTLPAVVAAARDAEERLGQEGRLVLRYSGTEPLARVMIEGPDQATIERLAGNIAHAIAGEIGAESA; encoded by the coding sequence ATGACGGCACCACGACTTTTCGGCACCGACGGCATTCGAGCGCCCTTCGGCAGCCACCCCCTCGACCAACCGACCGTCGGAGCACTGGGCGCGGCCCTCGGCGAGACCCTGCGCCGGCACAGCGAGGTGCCGCGCATCGTTCTCGGCGGCGATACCCGAGACAGCCGCGGCCCCCTCGCTGCGTGGCTGGCCACCGGCCTGGCGGCGAGCGGCGTACGGGTGTTCGACGCCGGCGTGCTGCCGACGCCGGGCGTCGCCTTTTTGGTGCGCGAGCACGAGGCCGACGCCGGTGTCGCCCTGTCGGCGAGCCACAACCCCTATCCGGACAACGGCATCAAACTGATCGATGCCCAGGGATTCAAGTGGACCCCCGAGGCCGAAGCGGCCCTCGAAGAGCGCATGGCGGCGAAGGATCTACCGGGGGCCACCGAGGGATCCCTCGAACCTCTCGATAGCGCGAGCTATCGAGAGTCGCTGGTGGCCTCGCTGGGATCCGAGCGCCTGCCCCTCGCCGGCCTGCGACTCGCCCTCGACACCGGGCACGGCGCGGCCTCGGCCCTCGCCGGGGCGCTGTTCGATGAGCTGGGGGCCGAAGTCACTTTGCTCGGCCATTCCCCGGACGGCCAGAACATCAATCGCGACTGCGGCTCAACCGAGCCGGGGGAGCTCGCCGAGACGGTGCGGCGGGAACGCCTCGACGCCGGTTTCGCCTTCGACGGCGATGCGGACCGGGCGATCCTGGTGGATGAAGAGGGCACCGTGCGCGACGGCGACCACATCCTCTACCTGTGGGCGCGGGATTTGGCTGCCGCCGGTCACCTCGATCCCAAGGCCCTGGTGGTCACCTCGATGAGCAATCTGGGGTTGGAGCGCGCCCTGGCGGCGGACGGCATCGAGGTGCTGCGCTGCGGGGTGGGCGATCGCCAGGTGGTCGACACCCTACGCCGGCACGATCTGGCGCTCGGCGGCGAGCAGTCCGGCCACATCGTCAACTTGCGCCTCTCCACCACCGGTGACGGCCTGCTGACCGCGCTGCAGACGGCGGCGATTCTGCGCCGGGCGGATCGCCCGGTGAGCGCCCTGCTTTCGGCCTTTCGGCGCTTCCCGCAGATCCTGCAGAACGTCACCGTCGCCCGCAAACCGGACCTCACCACCCTGCCGGCGGTAGTCGCGGCGGCCCGCGATGCCGAGGAGCGGCTGGGCCAGGAGGGGCGGCTGGTACTGCGCTATAGCGGCACCGAGCCCCTCGCCCGGGTGATGATCGAGGGGCCGGACCAGGCCACCATCGAACGGTTGGCCGGCAACATCGCTCACGCCATCGCCGGCGAGATCGGCGCGGAAAGCGCCTGA
- a CDS encoding RnfABCDGE type electron transport complex subunit D, protein MGWGLFRLDLEVRPAQALTIVATALAVQALATRWIGLPRLDLRSPLISAMSLCLLLRTSSLTLAIFAAILAIGSKFLIRSRGKHIFNPSAFALVVLLALPGDAVWISGGQWGSAALALFAVSGIGHLVVRRAKRSDVTWAFLIAYTVLLFGRATWLGDPWTIGWHQLCRGSLLIFAFFMISDPRTAPNSRGGRILWATLIAAGALYIEHYLFHPNGPLWALMAGALLVPAIDRLMPAERHRWRRGAT, encoded by the coding sequence TTGGGTTGGGGTCTCTTCCGCCTCGATCTGGAGGTCCGTCCCGCTCAGGCCCTGACGATCGTTGCTACGGCCTTGGCGGTCCAGGCCCTGGCGACCCGATGGATCGGGTTGCCACGCCTCGATTTGAGGAGCCCCCTGATCTCAGCGATGTCCCTGTGCCTTCTGCTGCGCACCTCGTCGCTCACCCTGGCGATCTTCGCGGCAATCCTCGCCATCGGCAGCAAGTTCCTGATCCGCTCTCGCGGCAAGCACATCTTCAATCCGTCGGCCTTTGCCTTGGTGGTGCTCTTGGCCCTGCCCGGCGATGCGGTGTGGATTTCCGGCGGCCAGTGGGGATCCGCCGCCCTGGCGCTCTTCGCCGTCAGCGGTATCGGTCACCTGGTGGTGCGCCGCGCCAAACGCAGCGACGTGACCTGGGCCTTTCTCATCGCCTACACGGTCCTGCTGTTCGGAAGGGCGACCTGGCTGGGCGATCCCTGGACTATCGGCTGGCACCAACTGTGCCGCGGATCGCTCCTGATCTTCGCCTTCTTCATGATCTCGGACCCGCGAACCGCCCCGAACTCGCGCGGCGGACGGATTCTGTGGGCAACGCTCATCGCAGCCGGTGCGCTGTACATCGAGCACTACCTGTTTCACCCGAACGGCCCCCTGTGGGCGCTGATGGCCGGCGCCCTGCTGGTGCCCGCCATCGACCGCTTGATGCCCGCAGAACGCCACCGCTGGCGCCGCGGTGCTACCTAG